Genomic DNA from Corynebacterium kroppenstedtii:
TTCCCCGTCAAGAAACCGGGTAACTTGCTGGTAGAACGCGGTCATGCGAATAGGCTGAGGCTGTCGCGACGACGCTGGATGCAGGCCAGGGCAATGTGTACAGCCTCGTGTGCGCTTGTGGCGACTTCAGCTTCTCCCCTGTCCACCATTTCCTTTGCCCAGGATATGGTCTTGGCGATACCGGCGGGGAAGATGACGGGGTGACCGTGGCCTACTGCGGCCTTGGCCTGGTGTCTGGTTCCGGATTTTTCGGTGGCTGCCATCACTAGTGTTGCCACGCTAAATCCTGACATGACGGCGTTGCGCATGGGGAATCGGAATGGGGCTCCGGGGGTGTCGGGTTCGAATTGGGTGATAATTTGGCCCCCATGAGTTTCGATAGTTTTCCGCAGTTCTTGGTGGGCTTTAGGGTAGGTGTGTGCGAGTCCGGTGCCCATAACAGCCACTGTGCGGCCACCAACTTCGAGTGCACCACTGTGGGCGGCGGCGTCGATTCCTTGTGCTAGGCCGGATACGACTGTGATGCCGTGTTCGGATAGCTGGCGTGCGACGTCGTAGGCTGCGCGTGCCTGAGCGTCGGTAGGGTGTCTTGAACCGACGATGCTAATGCCGATGTCGTTTGGTTTGTTGTCTCCCGTCCAGTAGATCAGGGCTGGGGATTCGTGGACTTCTCGCAGTAGGTGGGGGTAGTCCGGTTCGAGGATGCTGGCTATGTTGAAGCCGCGTCTGTCCCAGTCAGCTATATCTGCTCGGCATTGTTCAAAGCTATTCGTTTCGCTGGGGAATGGGAGATAATCCCCGTGGTCGGCTATTACCTGTGTGGCGTCCCCTGTGGTGATGAGTTCGGCGACTCGTTCTGGCTGGGTCAAGTTGAGTTTTGTTCTGGTGAGTTCGAGGACGTGTGCAAGGTGGTCGAGCCGCGACCTCTCCATCCGTCTTCACCACCTAACGAGTTAGAACGCTCATATTTACTGTCTGGATTAAGTATAACGATCTGTAGGGACACTCCCTAGCGTTTCTCTGCGCATGTCCATCCTCGTGGGGTTTCGTGTGCTTGTCCGGCTAGTTCGAGGTCGCGGAGGGCTTCGACGACCTGGTTTTCGTTGTGTCCGGGGCAGCATGCGGTGATCGCCCGAATGCTGAGTGGGTGGGTGAGAGTGTGGAGGCCAGCATCTCGTGGGGTTCAGCGTGGTTATAGGTCGTTGTCTGGTCGGTCGCCGCGAATCAAAGCGACCAGATCATTCACGGTCATGAGGACGTATTGGGCGCCGGGGTTGGTGGTGCCCTTGCGCTTGGCAACAACCACTCCGGCAACTGCTGAATCGTTGCCCATTTCGATGTGCGCCTCTTCGACCCACGGGCCGGGTGTTATCCGGCCTCCGTAGTTTTTGAGTTCGAGTACGAGGCGTTGTCCGCGGCTGTCGCGTACTCCGGTGATGTCTCCTCGGTCGTTGGCGCCGGTGAGCCTGCGTCGTTCGATGTAGTCACTGTCGAGCTCTTGGGCTAGGTAGGTGGCGATGAGGGTTTCGAATGATCGCCCGGCTTGTTTGGCGGATTGTCTGTTACGCGACATGGGATGGTTCCTTTCTACAAAGTTCATGGCGACAGGGCGTCTTTCAGCTAAAATCGTGAGACAGAAAGAGCCTGCATAAAGATGGTGGTGAGCAACGAATGGGCGGCGAGCTTCTGTATCACCGTGCGCGACGTGAGGCGGCCAGCCTTAACCCCACGGGGCAACCCCTCGGATGGGATTCTTTAGTCGCGATCGCCCATAGCCTGGATATCCGTGTCGATGTTGGCCCCCTGCAAGATGACGTGTCGGGCATGATCATCATGCGCGGATCGCAGTCGTCACCTCGCATTCTCATCAATGAGCAAGATTCGCAGGTGCGCAGGAAGTTCACTCTCGCGCATGAGATTGGGCACTTTGTTGATCGGACTGCGGTGGCTGGCGATTTCGAGTTTTCCTTTGTTGATTACCGCAAACCAGGTGACTACGACTTGCACGAGTTTTTTGCTGATGAGTTTGCCGGGGCGTTGCTTATGCCCCCTGATCAGTTTAAGGAGTGCTACCAGTCGGAGGGGCCAATCAGTACGGCTCGTATGTTCGGGGTGTCGGTACCGGCTGTGCACAAGCGTCATGAGCGGTTAGTAAAGCAGGATTAGTTGTGGCAGATTTCAATGATTCCCCGGTTGAGGGCATTGCTACTGATCGCCCTCTTAATCCTGGGGCTCAGGCTATTGAGCAGAACTTCGATGAATTAGAACAAAGAGACTTGCTCAGGCGCATAAGTTTCGATCGGTGACGTTTTATACGATTCTTGGGCTTGTCGTCATTATGATTGTGGCTAGTGTGGCAGCGCTAGTTCATGAGTTGTTTCGTCGGGGCGGCGGGTTGACCGGTGGTGTGTGCCGGTAGTCTGGCGGGTAGTCGTCCGGTGTCATTGTGTCGTCTCCTTACGCTGCTTTGGTTTGGTATTCCTGCTGGTAGGCGTGCTCTGCTTTCCGGGCGAAACGCACAGTTTCATCGACGACTTCGCCCGGCGTCCACGGTGTTTGCTGTTCCCGGTTATCCCTCGTGCAGATTTCGTCGTATACCGCCTTGAGCTGTTGGTAGGCGCGGGCGTGCGGGTGAGGTGCGTCGTAGGTGTGGGCGGTGTCGAATCCCAGAATGAGTCCGTGGTGGTAGGTGATTCCGCCATGAACGCGGGCGGGAATGTCTGCCTCATCGGGGTACAGTTCAGGGTTTATCCACGGGTGGTCGTCTGGTACTTGGATATATCCGCAGTAGCTGGCGGTTCCGAGGGCGACGGCCCAGGGGATTCCGCGTTCCATTCCGAGCGTGTGGATTTTGCCGGGCACGTCGGCCGGGCCGAGTAGTGGCCTTGGTGGCATTGGTCTGTACTGGTTTTGGGTGGGTTGGATGTCGAGCCAGACGGGCCGGTTTGAGGGCCGTGGGTCGTGGAGTACTGGGGGTTTGAGGGTGGCTTGGGGGAATTGTGCCCTGATGACGAGGCCGAGGAGTTTGTGGGTGAGGGCGAGTCTTTCCTTGTCGTCGGGGTTGTGGGTTTTGGGTTGGTAGTGGAGTGCGACGGTGGCGGGGTTGGCGTGGTGTTCGCGTTGCCATTTCCGGATGTGGCCTTCGAGCATTCGGCCCATGTTGGTGACGAATTGTTGTTGCTCTGGGGTGGGGCGTGCTGTGGTGATGGGTGGCCGGTTGTAGGGTATGCGGATTGTGCCCATGAGGTTTCTCTCCTTTGGTGAAAGTGGCGTTCTTTAATAAGGTGGGTTCTCTGGCTGGCCAAAGCTGCCTGCGTTCCAGGCGTCATTGTCGGGGGTGCTGTTGTTCCAGCCGTTCCCGTTTCCGCCCCTTTGCTGTTGGTTTCGGGGCTGCTTAGTGCTACCCCCGTTCTTGTCGCCCGCGAATAGAACACTTGTTCCAACATCATCGGCCGACAGCTCCATCTTCGACCGCTTCTGACCATCCTGTGACTCCCACCTGCGCTGCCTGAGCACACCAGTGGCGACAATCCGCTGCCCCTTGCGCAACGTGGCCACCCCCTCAGCCAGTTTCGACCAGGCCGTGCACCCCAGGAAGGTTGCTTCACCGTCTTCCCACTGGCCGGTTTGTTTGTTGTAGACCCGCTGTGAGCTGGCAATAGTGAAGCTGGCGACGGGTTTGCCGTCGTTGGTGTAGCGAAGTTCTGGGTCGGCTACGAGGCGGCCGACAATCGTGGTGTGGATAGGTGTTTGTGCCATTGTGGGGCACTCCTTTCGAGAAAATAGGGTTTTAAGACGTTTGAACCCCCGCGGGTAGGCAACTACACCAGCGGGGGCATGTTCGTGGCCCTGAGGGGCCAATGAGCGCGTTTTAGAGCTTCTTAGGGCTCCACCAATGGCCCGGCTCAGCCCGATAGGGCGGGGAATTCGTCCGACGCTCGACCATCTCAGCGATCATCCGAGCTACTCGCGGGTGGACTCTCTGCTGATACTCACGCGGCGTTTCCTCGCGTTGACCAGGGGTTTTGCTGTAGTAGGCTTCGATCTCAGCCTGTGTAGTGGGTTGCCCTCCCCGAGCTTTCGCTATCGCAGCCCTCCCCTCAGGTGACTGCTCCCAGCGTGTTTTAGCCGCTCTAGCTGCCTCGAGAATGTCCAGCGGGGTCACCATCCGCTGAGTGATCTTCTCCGTGCAAAAGATCGTCACTGCCTCGAGCCACAGCCAGTCTGGCAGGTGGTAGCGGGCCACGACCTCCGCCCAGGCCTGCACCGTCTGAGCGTCAGGGACGGGAAACCGGTCTTTCGCCAGGTAGCGGCCCTTTTCAAGGATGTCGAGGGCCAGGTCTTCAGCCTGATCTTGGTTCATGGCTCGATCTCCTGCTGGTCCAGGACTTCGCCGTCAACGATGGTTGCCTGGTTGCGCATTTCTCGCTGTTGTTGCAGCTCACGGCGTACGTCGTCCCACTGCTCAGCTTCGGTTTTTCGTTGCGGCACCTGCCTAGGCAATGACCGGGCTGGAAGCGGCTCATCGTCCCAACCGCCACGCTCCAGCCAGGTGGTCGGGTGAGGGATGAACCGCTTATCCGGGAGGTTCGGATCAGCCGCGAGCCTCAGTGCCCCGTCAATGACGCGTTGAGCATCCCCGGCAGCCTTGACGGCCGCCGCGAACTTGGCCCGCGCTTTCTTCTTGCCAACCTTGCGTGGGTAGGCATCCCAGAATTCATCGAACCGATCAGACCGAGACTCACGCTCGCTCGAACCGGAGGTTTGAGCATGATCTTCTTGAGATAACGAAGTTATCTCTTTAGTTTTCTTGGAATATAGTCTTCTTATGCGTCCGGAATTTCCGGATGCGGGTTTTCCGGATACGGGTTTTCCGGAACCGGCCAAATCGCCACTTCCGAATTCCTCGGACACGGGGAAGTAACCTGAAAGCACTTCATAGTCCCAACCTGCAAACCTCCCACTTTCAGCACGTTTCTCAATCCGCCGCATATGGCCAGACTCGATAAGGTCATTAATAGCCTTAGCGACCGTGTCTTTGTTCATCCCCAGAGCGTGCGCAACCGACGTGGTAGTGATGTTCCACCCGTCCCTGTGTGACCGCATGAAGATGTAAACGGCCTTGGCCCTCGCGGGTAGCTCAGTAGATCTTGAGATGCTGTTCGGAATCAGGGTGAAGTCGTCTTCAGGCCCTGGGCCCTGAAATATTTGCGACATTACTTTTCACCTCCTACAGATTTCGCTAACTGCATCCGGGCGAGCCAATGGGCGCGGAAATCCTCACCACTCAACCCCGCCACAAACTCAATCCACGACTTCATAACAACCTCCAAAATTAGTACAATTGTTCGATAAAAAAGGGTGAGGTAGTCACCACGACAAAGCGCACGCAACTACCCCACCCAAAAAGAAAGTTCACACAACAGGGGTGGTGTTATTCCTCCATGATCGAATACGTCACCCCGCCCGCATCATCCAAAACAGCGGGCCTTCCCCTATAGTGAACAGGCACATCGCACGGCTCCTGCCACGAATGAACACTCAACCCAATCTGAGCTGACTCTCGCGGGTGGGCATGAATCCAATCATGGCAAGCCTTACAGATCGCAAGTCCACATGTGACCGTGTGTTCCCCACCACGCGACCTGTACTTACGGTGGTGAAACTGCTCAGCCCGCCCCGTACACACCGGAAACACCATTGCCTCACACCGGCCCCCGGCACGGTCAAACACAATGCGGTAAACGTCCTGCGGCATTTTCTTTCTACCCATCGTGACCCGCCGCCTGATACGCCGCATTCACCGACTTCTGCACCGACTGCAACGCCGACAACTGATCACGAAACGACCGCTGAAAATCCAACAGACGCTTATACTCACCCTCAGCAACACGCGCAGCTAACGCCTCATCCACCGTCCCGGCCACAGCACGCTGCTTACGCTCCTCCATCGGCCCATCAGCATCAAGAAACACCCTGGCAAACGCCGCCTTAAAATCAAGCTCCGCCTTCTGCCAGGTGTTATACGCCTCACTGACCGGGCGAATAGATCGCGAAATCTGGGTCACCGCCTCACTGATCTGCTGCTCAATCTGAACCGGATTCAACGGCGCATACTCACTCACCCGGACCGCCACCTTCCAACTGCTCGGTGCGTTTCTTAAACGCCTGCCATAATGACTGGTCGGTCACCTCAGCAGCCTTCGCGTCCTCCCACAACGCGCGCAAAGCCCCCACATCAGGCACCGACTTCAACCGGTCAACAATCAACCGGCGGTCCTCATCCCGCTTCACCTTCCGCATCTCCTCACGGGTGACACGACGATTACCCCCATACCCAAGATTCGCCAACGCACGCCCAATAGCCGACGTCTCACACGTCTCCAACGCCGCAGTCCGCTGCGCCATGCCCGCCCCGTCAATCTCAAAGGCATAACCGGTCGCATCCGGCATCCCCACATTCTCAGCGTCACGCCAGATACTTGCCTTAATGATCCACCGTGTACTACCCGGATCACCCTCATAAGTAAGTTCCGTAAGGCAACGGAAATTCGGGTGCTCTTTCTTAAAGCGCAGTATGCGCTCCTCGACAGGCTCGTAGTTTTCCAGCGAAATTTTGGCCATTATGCTGCACCTTTCCACTTCAACGTGACCCGCTGAGCCGGGGCCTTACCCGCCTTAACAAACCGCTCATACAGCTCAGGCTCCGCCTTCTTAAACTCAGAAGTTTGAAACCGGGCCGACGGCTTAGGCGTCGACAGCGTTACCTGCACATCATCATCCGAATAACTGAAATCCTCCCCGCCCGTGAACTCCCTGATCTCCGCTTTAAGCTCATCCTCCAGCTCACGGGCCTGCTCCTTCAGCTTCGACAACTCACGGACACGATCAGCAAAGAAATCAGGCAACCGGGCCTCCACATGATCGGCCTCAAAATCCCGCTGCTGGGCCAACAAAGCCAAAAGCCTTTCCTGCATGTCCTGATCCGGGCGAATGAGGAAACGGTCAATCCCGCGTGGCTCGAAATCCTCGTGATACTCAAACACCAGCACACACGCCTCAGCCCCCGTCACCAACAACTGCCACTGGATCTGCCACAAGTAGCGGTCTGGAACATCCTCACGCTTCCACCACATGTTCTTGGTGGTCTTCGCCTCAGCCAACACCGCAACAGTGCCATCCTCACGGCAACCCACAGCGTCCGGGGTGCAAGCAGCGTCTTCTATCTCTGTTGAGACGTAAAGGTCGGCGCTGTGAACCAACCTCGAGTCCACATGCTCCCGCGCGTAATTCACCAACACCGGCTCCCGCTCATGCCCCCACTGCGTATACGAATTACCCGCAAACGGCTTACTCAAACCATGCCGATCCCGGTAGACTTTCTCACACGCAGCCGAGCTGCCCGTCGCCAGATCAGCCATCATCGTCGCTGTAAAATACTGCTTCCTAGCTTCCAGCCACTCCTGCTCATCATCAAACGAAAGAACTTCAAAAGGTAAACCATCCACCGCTACAGCACCCCAAACGTAGTAATCGAAACGAACAACAAAATCAACGCCACAAGCAGGCAAAACCCGTCAAAAATCCACTCCAACGGAACCCGCCACGGCTCATCCCCATCATTAAGGAACGGCAAGTCCAGCTCCTCCTCATCGCCGTGGCAACGTCTCCCGGCCGGGTGATCCACCATCGACTTCACAACCTCTTCATCACGAGTCAACCCCCCACGGTTGAGTGGAGTACTCGCCAACCGTTCTGTATGCTTTCCCACTGCAGACTCCTTTCCTATTGGTCTGTGGATAGGAGGCCCCACGCATTGATAGCCATATCCATACCGCGGGGCCTCCTTGCACATCAGGGGACACAAAGTCCCCTTGTGGGTGGGTGGGGAATCGAACCCCACAAGTGGCCGTAGTGCGTTGACCACCCCGCGATACCTTGTTGCACGGGCACACCAGCGCCACCCCAAAAAATCGTCTATCGTCTGTTAACACCCTGTGTCGTTCCCTCCACCACGGCCGACGCCAGCAGCAGGTGTAGGAAGGTCATCGCGATCTAAGAAACACGCTCGCTCCCCGTATCCCACAGGGCTATTCACTATGCGATTAATCAAATAACACCGGGCTGTTAAACCCTTGTGCCCTACCCAGATCACGAATCCGAGGGGAGTCTTACTCGTAGGGCTAATGTGACGAAACAATGTGACGAAACAACGCTTGTATGTTTTATAGGGTGCGCTGTGACGAATGTGTCGAAACAAAACGACACACGTCTAGCCACACAACATCGAATGAGGCAATCACCTGAGACCAAACTCAGAAGGATCTAAGAGCTTCTCACCCTTAATCGCATTACATTCCACATGAACAGGACGAAGATTCTCTGGAATAGTCATGCCGCCACGAATCGTTGGGATAACATGGTCAACGCAAACCCCTAGAGGGTCTGACCAATCGAGAGGCTTCCCACATAAATAGCAAGTGTGAAATTGCTTCAAGTGCTCAAATAATCCAATATTGCCGCTTACTCGACACTCATATGCGCGCTGCCTACACGATCTAGAGCAATACTTCGGTTTCCGACCACGCCCGTTGTACTCAAGAGGGTTTCCACACCAAAGACAACAACCAAGCTCAGCGTCTAAAGGAATTTTCAGCCTTAATCCCCTCAACTCAATCAACCTCCTTTCCTTTTCCTTGTTCGCGCGGCTTCCCCACAACACGAACCACACACCGCACGAACTACAAATTCGACTCCTCAACACCGAACAACTTGTCAATATGAGCCTTCGGGAACACCGTCCGAGTTCCACACCGAACAGGGCGAAGCTCAGGACAACGCCCCTCCCTCACCTGCCCATACAGCGTCTGTTTGGGGATGCCGCTAATCTCGGACACCTCCGCCACCGTGTACGCCCTGCGCACCAAACCCTTCGTCTTCATGTGATAACCTTTCCTTGTTGTAATTCTCTCTTGCCCCTCGCCCCACAGCGGGGGGCTTGAAACTTGTTCCTGTAAAATCCCCACCATGAACTGGTGGTCAATCATCATCGGCGCCATCGGAACCGCCACCGGCATCGGCGGACTCATCGTCGCAATACTCGCCAAACACGACTCGAAGAAGGCCAACGATATTTCGCAACGAACCCACCAGGCCGCGCTCAACTCGAACACTCTGGCTACCGAAGCGAACCGCATCGCGATAGATGCACGCCAACTCGCACAAGAAGCGAACACGATCAGCCTTCGAGCCGAGCAGAGAGACACTGAAGTCAATAACGTCAGCTGGGACTACGATTGGGTAGAGCCGAGCACCTGCCAAGTCACTAACACCGGCCATGATGAAGCCCTTCACGTCAGCATCGCCGTGGCTGTAGACGGGGAACACATCCTTCACGGCCCGGTCGATATAAAGCCCGGGGGCAGTGTCAACATAGCGTTGCCGAAACTTCTCGATAAGCTCCGACGCCACAAAGCGGAATTCCTTGCCGAACAGGATCGGTACCGCGCGTCGTCCAGAAGGCCGTGGGAAGGGCACATGGGGATTCCGCCTCTTGACTTTCCGTTGAAATTTAATGTCGTAGTGACTGTCCAGTGGCTCACCCCACTGAGCAAACAGCGCGAGAAGATCTTCGAGGAGACGGGCAGCGCTTTTAGTCTCTAAAGTGGTGAGCATCATGTTCACCACCACCATGGTTCTTGGTCGGCCGGGATAGGCACGTCGATACGGCCGCTAGGGCGAACGTTGGTCACACACTCAGGCCGATACGTATTCCCCTCAGGATCAGTAACCGGCTCACCCTTATAGACGTATTCCACTGGAACGCCGTTAGAGTAGTTCCTGATGCCGCGCAGATGAGGCTTCTCTTTCTCCCTAAGCAGCTGATTGCCTACACCGTCGAGTATCGACACTGCCGTCTCCAAATGCGGCGGCAAATCCTCAACACCGACCATATTGCCCGTACTCACACCGCATATTTCCTTTATCGCAGCGTCCAAGCAGCCGGACGCATGGTTGATCAGGTAGAGCAGAGCATCCCTATTCGTGTAGTCGTATTCAATGTTTTGTTTTTCCATGATCCTTATCCTCTTTTCCTTTTAGGCGGTGACGGCGAAATATTCGTCCCAGACCTGCTCCATGAGCGGGCGGTCCGCCTCCGTGTAGCCGTAGGCTTCAATCACCCGGCCATTGGGTAACTCCATCGGAACCTTCTGCGGAACCACGCCATGAGCATCCGTCCACGCAGCCTTCAACCGCTTTCCAAACATGGGGGCCTTCGCCTGCAACTGTTTCTTCGACAAGCCCTTGCTCTTGAGGAAATCCTGCACATACAGCGGTTTCCGGGCCGGGTCCAACTGTGGGGTCTCCCCCATCCCCCGGGCCAGAATGATCCGGGCCTTCGCCTCCAGGAAATCGTCGTGGATAAGGCCTTTCGCCGCCTGGGCTAGCTCCATCTGTGAGCGCAGCTCAAACATCAACGCCTTGTGCTGGTGCTCAGTCGCCCGGGGGTTGATCGCCCCGCCTTCGTTGAAGTAGCGGTCGAGCGCGTCTGCTGCTTCGTTCTGGAACGCTTCAAGTGTGGGGCGGGCTTCCGGGGCGACGCGGTTGGTGTCGATGGTGGCTAACCACATAGTGAGCGTGCGACGATCAACCATGAACACCTCACGTCCCTGCCCGGATACCTGAAGGGTCATCATGACCCCGCAGGCCCACGACTTGTCATGGAGTTTGCGTCGCTGCGACTTGCTGTCGATCCCCAATACTTCACATACGTGGGTTATGCTGGCCCACTCTTTACCGTCTACCTGAGTGGCTTTCAGTTCCGCGTTAGCACCCGGAACTGGTATAGTTACTAACTGCTTCATTTTTGTTCCTCCTTTGGAACTCCCTGCCCCGGTTACCGCCGGGGCATTTTCTATTGATTTGAGTAGCCTCTTCCCTGTGGGACACATCCCCAGGGAGGAGGTGATCACTGTGGATCAGAAAGTTGTCGATCTGCTTCAATCAATTGCGGATAACACGAGTCAAAATATGATGCTCAGCTCTATCGAAGACCGTCTCGGACACATCGAAGACGAACTACGAACTCAGGCTGAGTTGCTCGAAACTATCCGCAACGTGCTAGAAGGGCGCTAGCCAACCAACTGCTTTAGCGTCTGCATAGCATTGGTCACGGCAACGACATCGCCATGGTCAACCGTGACCCTCTCACCTCCGGCGGTGGCAATCTCTACCTGCTCACCGTCGGAGCTGATAACAAAGTTTTTGTATTCAATTCGGGAACTCATCTCTTCCTCTCCTACGCAGCGATTGAGTTGTCTTCTACGACCATCTGGTCAAGTGGATGCTGCGTAATCCGCTTCAGGATCATCAGGGTGGGTACCGTCGGCATGCTCTTACCGCTGACGTAATTCCGAACGGTGGCACCGGTCTTGTTGAGGAACTTCCATCCGAGTTCATCAACCGATCGCGCACCGGTTCTGTTCATCGCTTCTTCTATGACCTTGGGTCTAGTCGCATAATGTTCACCTCCTTAGGTGGGTAGGCTCTCAACCAGCGCAGCTAGCGCTAGAAAGAGAGGTGAAAAGGTATGAGCAAACGTGCTGGCAACGGCAAGGCCACAGTCAACCGGAGCGCTATCTCCGGACGATTCGTCAAGGCCTCCACAGCTGCTCGACATCCAAAGACCACGGTTACTGAAACTCGGTCTAAGAAGTCGAAGTAGCTAATGTCTACGGGTCCTGGGCTGCATTGTGTCGGTCCAGGATCTCGGCCAGTACCGCTTTAGCAACTTTCGGCACAATCTCGTACTCAATGAGAATCCCCTCCGGGGCATCATCAATGTTGAGGTTGATTCCCAACGAATCTGCCTCAATTTTGAGTTTCGCGACCTTCCGCATGATCTTTCCTTCCTTGTAGCTGAATAGACTCTCGTTTAGCGCAACTAGCGCTAGAAAGAGAGGTGATAACCAATGAGATTCAGGATTGTCATTTCCGGCCAGGAACTCCTGCTGGAGGACACTAAACGGAACCAACTAGTTGTTGACAAAATCCAGGAAGGTATCCATCCCGGGCTCGTCACCTTGGACACAAAAAGTGGGTCAGTCTCAGCAAATCTTTCAGAGGCTGTTCCATATGTGCTGTTCAAGAGCAAAGCTGAACGTTCCACTAGGCCAAATGCCATGATCCTCTAGTAACCACGTCTGACTAGGTAGTCGGCGGCGTTAAGTGTTTTCACTAAGGCTTGAACGTCGTCGATATCTAGCTCTGCAGACTCGTCTCCGAGGGACATGAGTACGATACCGTCACCGGTCGTAACATCAACTCCGCCAATTCGAGCTTCAAGGGCGGGGGTCATATTGATTCACCTCCTTGAGGGGGCATTTCTTATGCGGCGACACTGTCGTAAACCACGTCAAAAAGCCCAGAAACATAATTCTCATCACCCTGCAAAGTGCTCACGCGCAACGCAAACCGAGGCGTCACCTCAGCACCAGACCGAAGCTGCGCCAACTCATCAATAGAAACCAGCAACAATGCGGCAAGCTGCGAATCTGTCCTCAAATTCCTCGACCGCATGATGTGATCCAACGCACCCGGCCGGAACCGGTATACAGGCCTAGGCCGCGTCGATGTCGTCATAATTTCCTCCTTGTAACTGTGTTTGAGCACCACCCCACCGTTTGAGCGCAGCGGCGATACGCTCAGCACCCATCGGTGTGATCTTCAGTGTTTGCTTCACCTCACCGTTAATGCGTGGAGCGTCATGGCATGGAATGGGCCGGAAATAGCGTTTCTTATCGGAGCGCGCCCGGTACTGGTTTTCTGTGACCACAGCTTCCCGTTTGTTTGACCAGCGTTTCCCGGTGATGCGGTAAATCCAGTTATGTTCAATGAGAAGCTCGCGTAGGTCCTGCTCACCGATATTCAGCTGGTTAGCTAGTGTGCGGAACTGAATTAAGTCCTCATCGGCCACATAGGTATCGACATAAGCGGCCTTGGGGGCCATTTCCGCATTAGCTGCTTCTAGCTCTCGCACTTGCCGATAAGTGACCTGGAGAGCACGTTGCACGAGTTTCGCTTCATCAAGTTCGGAGAGCTCACCCTCTTGGTAGCGCCGTTCGACCTCGATGAAGTACTGCCGCGCTTGCTTGCCTCGGTCTGTGCGTTGGATCATGGCTATCTCTTTGGCCATATCCAATGTGAGTATGTGGTCTTGCATCGGACGACCACCGGTGCTTTTTTCGATTTTTCGAATAAAGTCCTTTCCCTCTTCGAAGCCGTAGCCAACCATCCGAGGAAACCACTCCATGTAGTTCGCCTTGACTTTGAGGAATTGGTGTAGGTCGCGCCCGAGGACGGCTTTACGCCCCTCTTTGTCATCATGGATGGGGATGAGATCGTTCATTTGTGAGTCTCCTCTGCGATTCCAGTCAGGCAGGTACACACTGCGACCAGCACGAAGTACCATTTCGACGAATTAGCTACGAGAAACAAAGCGATGCTGATCAAGTAACCCAGGTAAGGCCAGTAGCTCGGCAGCCTCATGTTTTCTCCTTGTGTGGTGGTAGTGTTAGGGGCTGTAGCCCGCCGGGGCTGGATAATTCTGGTATCCAGCGCCGGGGGCTACTTTCTTTGCCCTCTCCGGTATCTCTTTCGTCGCTGGTGTTTGCCTTTTGGTCTGTCCTGCGCGGTCCAGACGAAGGTAATTACCAGGTTGAGGAGTGAGATTCCTTCGAGGACGTGATGGAGGACTTCCATCTTGTCCCCTTTCAGCACTGCTCTCTGCGGTGCTGAAATACATACTGCCAGCTGAAATTACATCTAGCAACTACCCCCATATTACATTACCCCCTTTCGACACCCCTGTTGCGACTTTTACCAGCGAATATTGCAGATATTTACACAGTGCCAGTATGCTTTTACTTATGAAC
This window encodes:
- a CDS encoding HNH endonuclease is translated as MELGRCSRRLILTSCSVLRSRICSSCGVWFVLWGSRANKEKERRLIELRGLRLKIPLDAELGCCLWCGNPLEYNGRGRKPKYCSRSCRQRAYECRVSGNIGLFEHLKQFHTCYLCGKPLDWSDPLGVCVDHVIPTIRGGMTIPENLRPVHVECNAIKGEKLLDPSEFGLR
- a CDS encoding phage antirepressor N-terminal domain-containing protein, encoding MKQLVTIPVPGANAELKATQVDGKEWASITHVCEVLGIDSKSQRRKLHDKSWACGVMMTLQVSGQGREVFMVDRRTLTMWLATIDTNRVAPEARPTLEAFQNEAADALDRYFNEGGAINPRATEHQHKALMFELRSQMELAQAAKGLIHDDFLEAKARIILARGMGETPQLDPARKPLYVQDFLKSKGLSKKQLQAKAPMFGKRLKAAWTDAHGVVPQKVPMELPNGRVIEAYGYTEADRPLMEQVWDEYFAVTA
- a CDS encoding DNA-processing protein DprA, coding for MERSRLDHLAHVLELTRTKLNLTQPERVAELITTGDATQVIADHGDYLPFPSETNSFEQCRADIADWDRRGFNIASILEPDYPHLLREVHESPALIYWTGDNKPNDIGISIVGSRHPTDAQARAAYDVARQLSEHGITVVSGLAQGIDAAAHSGALEVGGRTVAVMGTGLAHTYPKAHQELRKTIETHGGQIITQFEPDTPGAPFRFPMRNAVMSGFSVATLVMAATEKSGTRHQAKAAVGHGHPVIFPAGIAKTISWAKEMVDRGEAEVATSAHEAVHIALACIQRRRDSLSLFA
- a CDS encoding ImmA/IrrE family metallo-endopeptidase, which produces MGGELLYHRARREAASLNPTGQPLGWDSLVAIAHSLDIRVDVGPLQDDVSGMIIMRGSQSSPRILINEQDSQVRRKFTLAHEIGHFVDRTAVAGDFEFSFVDYRKPGDYDLHEFFADEFAGALLMPPDQFKECYQSEGPISTARMFGVSVPAVHKRHERLVKQD
- the ssb gene encoding single-stranded DNA-binding protein; the encoded protein is MAQTPIHTTIVGRLVADPELRYTNDGKPVASFTIASSQRVYNKQTGQWEDGEATFLGCTAWSKLAEGVATLRKGQRIVATGVLRQRRWESQDGQKRSKMELSADDVGTSVLFAGDKNGGSTKQPRNQQQRGGNGNGWNNSTPDNDAWNAGSFGQPENPPY
- a CDS encoding helix-turn-helix domain-containing protein encodes the protein MSQIFQGPGPEDDFTLIPNSISRSTELPARAKAVYIFMRSHRDGWNITTTSVAHALGMNKDTVAKAINDLIESGHMRRIEKRAESGRFAGWDYEVLSGYFPVSEEFGSGDLAGSGKPVSGKPASGNSGRIRRLYSKKTKEITSLSQEDHAQTSGSSERESRSDRFDEFWDAYPRKVGKKKARAKFAAAVKAAGDAQRVIDGALRLAADPNLPDKRFIPHPTTWLERGGWDDEPLPARSLPRQVPQRKTEAEQWDDVRRELQQQREMRNQATIVDGEVLDQQEIEP
- a CDS encoding YqaJ viral recombinase family protein, producing MDGLPFEVLSFDDEQEWLEARKQYFTATMMADLATGSSAACEKVYRDRHGLSKPFAGNSYTQWGHEREPVLVNYAREHVDSRLVHSADLYVSTEIEDAACTPDAVGCREDGTVAVLAEAKTTKNMWWKREDVPDRYLWQIQWQLLVTGAEACVLVFEYHEDFEPRGIDRFLIRPDQDMQERLLALLAQQRDFEADHVEARLPDFFADRVRELSKLKEQARELEDELKAEIREFTGGEDFSYSDDDVQVTLSTPKPSARFQTSEFKKAEPELYERFVKAGKAPAQRVTLKWKGAA
- a CDS encoding helix-turn-helix domain-containing protein yields the protein MKTKGLVRRAYTVAEVSEISGIPKQTLYGQVREGRCPELRPVRCGTRTVFPKAHIDKLFGVEESNL